Proteins encoded in a region of the Halobacteriovoraceae bacterium genome:
- a CDS encoding CBS domain-containing protein, with product MKAKEFMTQNPATINMNKTVEEAAQIMLEKDIGSLLVVDDSNKLIGILTESDFVGKKVDIPHALVSLKQLLGRTFSNQSVDEIFSNAKKHPVSSVMTNHPITISPEANLNEIVELMTSKNLKRFPVLDGDKIVGVVSRRDLIRAFSKVK from the coding sequence ATGAAAGCAAAAGAATTCATGACGCAAAACCCTGCTACAATTAATATGAATAAAACAGTAGAAGAAGCGGCACAGATTATGCTGGAAAAAGATATTGGTTCACTACTTGTTGTTGATGACTCAAATAAACTGATTGGTATATTAACTGAATCTGATTTTGTTGGGAAAAAAGTTGATATTCCTCACGCTCTTGTATCTCTAAAACAATTATTGGGCAGAACCTTTAGTAATCAAAGTGTAGATGAAATTTTTTCGAACGCAAAAAAACATCCAGTTTCTTCAGTGATGACAAATCACCCAATTACTATCTCGCCAGAAGCTAATTTAAATGAAATCGTTGAACTTATGACAAGTAAAAACTTAAAACGATTTCCTGTTTTAGATGGTGACAAAATTGTAGGAGTAGTTTCACGAAGAGATCTCATTAGAGCTTTTTCTAAAGTTAAGTAG
- a CDS encoding FMN-binding glutamate synthase family protein has protein sequence MRKQFFIGSTITIAVLITLYYLLPPIYHPLHFTVSFIFVSIILLGVKDSLQTKQTIKRNFPVLGNFRYWLESIRPEIQQYFVENNIDGRPFNREQRSVIYQRAKKNLDTLPFGTQKDQYKAGHEWVNHSLLAKHIDSSSLRVMIGGPHCKIPYNSSILNISAMSYGALSDRAIMALNAGAKEGGFAHNTGEGSISPHHLKYGGDLIWQIGTGLFGCRNQDGNFDEVLFKEKATLPQVKMIEIKLSQGAKPGHGGILPKEKITDEIAQIRGVGKDKDIISPPGHSSFNTPLEMMSFIAKLRELCGGKPIGIKLCLGKKREFLSICKAMKESGTAPDYIVIDGSEGGTGAAPLEFSNHVGTPGIDGLVFAHNCLTGLGLRKNIKLISSGKILTSFDIIKRLSLGADLVYSARGMMLAIGCIQALRCNSNHCPAGIATQDKNLTSGLVVSDKKDRVKNFHAETIESVAELIGAMGISNTKELRPWHILSRTNSVESKDYSQLFEYLKENQLIEGPIPESYKEALEHSRADSFSRESPRDF, from the coding sequence ATGCGTAAACAGTTTTTTATAGGTAGTACAATCACAATTGCCGTCCTTATCACCCTCTATTATCTACTCCCACCTATATATCATCCACTACACTTCACTGTATCATTCATTTTCGTTAGTATAATATTGTTAGGAGTAAAGGATTCACTCCAAACAAAACAAACGATTAAGAGAAATTTTCCAGTCTTAGGAAATTTCAGATACTGGCTTGAGTCTATTCGTCCTGAAATCCAACAGTATTTTGTTGAAAACAATATCGATGGTAGACCATTTAATCGCGAGCAACGTTCAGTTATCTATCAAAGAGCGAAAAAAAACTTGGACACTCTTCCTTTTGGAACTCAAAAAGATCAGTATAAGGCCGGGCATGAATGGGTAAATCACTCTTTGTTGGCCAAGCATATAGACTCTTCATCACTCAGGGTAATGATTGGTGGCCCTCATTGTAAAATACCCTACAACTCAAGCATTCTTAATATCTCGGCCATGAGTTATGGGGCCTTAAGTGATAGAGCAATTATGGCACTCAATGCAGGAGCAAAAGAAGGTGGATTTGCACACAATACTGGTGAAGGTTCTATTAGTCCTCACCACTTAAAATATGGAGGGGATTTAATTTGGCAAATTGGCACAGGACTTTTTGGTTGTCGTAATCAAGATGGCAATTTTGATGAAGTACTCTTTAAGGAAAAAGCAACATTGCCTCAAGTGAAAATGATTGAAATTAAATTATCTCAAGGTGCTAAGCCTGGACATGGGGGTATTCTTCCAAAAGAAAAAATCACCGACGAAATTGCCCAAATAAGAGGAGTTGGCAAAGATAAAGACATCATTTCTCCTCCAGGACATTCATCCTTTAATACACCACTAGAAATGATGAGTTTCATAGCAAAGCTTAGAGAGCTATGTGGTGGAAAACCTATAGGTATAAAACTTTGTCTTGGTAAAAAAAGAGAATTTTTAAGTATTTGTAAAGCGATGAAGGAATCTGGAACAGCTCCAGATTATATCGTAATTGATGGGAGTGAAGGTGGTACAGGAGCCGCCCCTCTTGAATTTTCAAATCATGTGGGAACACCTGGAATAGATGGCCTCGTCTTTGCTCATAATTGTTTAACCGGTTTAGGATTGCGCAAAAATATCAAATTAATTTCATCTGGAAAGATTTTAACAAGTTTTGATATTATCAAAAGATTATCTTTAGGTGCTGATCTTGTGTATAGTGCAAGAGGCATGATGCTTGCGATTGGTTGTATTCAAGCACTCAGATGTAATTCCAATCATTGCCCTGCCGGTATTGCAACACAAGACAAGAACTTAACAAGCGGACTCGTCGTATCCGACAAAAAGGATCGCGTAAAAAACTTTCATGCTGAAACAATTGAAAGTGTTGCTGAGTTGATAGGAGCAATGGGAATTTCAAATACAAAAGAACTTAGACCTTGGCATATTTTAAGCAGAACAAATTCGGTCGAAAGCAAAGACTATTCACAACTTTTTGAATATTTGAAAGAAAATCAATTAATAGAAGGACCAATTCCTGAATCTTATAAAGAGGCACTAGAGCACAGTCGTGCAGATAGTTTTAGTCGTGAATCACCTAGGGATTTTTAA
- a CDS encoding CBS domain-containing protein, with protein sequence MDSDKKNLDQDGVDRIIEKAQANNIGRIPARELMTRKPITILPKSTISYAIEVLQNHRISGLPVTTDDKKLLGLISEYDLLLQAAKGELTDLIKYRDKVLTVQEDTPLKEILITLYSKRIRRLPVVDKNNYLVGIVSRIDVLAKLSGKSHKKNDKQS encoded by the coding sequence ATGGATAGTGATAAAAAAAACCTTGATCAAGATGGTGTAGATCGAATTATTGAAAAAGCTCAGGCCAATAATATTGGTCGAATACCTGCTCGGGAACTCATGACTAGAAAGCCAATTACAATTTTACCCAAATCTACGATCAGCTATGCAATCGAAGTTTTGCAAAATCACCGAATTAGTGGCCTCCCCGTTACCACTGACGATAAAAAACTCTTAGGGCTAATCTCCGAATACGATCTATTATTACAGGCCGCAAAAGGTGAATTAACAGATTTAATAAAATACAGAGATAAAGTTTTAACTGTCCAAGAGGATACACCGCTTAAAGAAATTCTCATTACACTCTATTCTAAAAGAATTAGGAGGTTACCGGTCGTTGACAAGAATAATTATTTAGTTGGAATCGTCTCTAGAATAGATGTACTTGCAAAACTTTCTGGAAAATCGCATAAAAAAAACGATAAACAATCTTAA
- a CDS encoding transposase, protein MFVEVDPKYTSQTCPKCDEKLPENRDKKKQFEFKCQNENCNYEANADIVGLKHNIEFSI, encoded by the coding sequence ATTTTCGTTGAAGTTGATCCAAAATACACTTCGCAAACTTGTCCAAAGTGCGATGAAAAGCTTCCAGAAAATCGAGATAAGAAAAAACAATTCGAATTTAAGTGTCAAAATGAAAATTGCAATTATGAAGCAAATGCAGATATTGTCGGTTTAAAACATAACATTGAATTCTCTATCTGA
- a CDS encoding transporter substrate-binding domain-containing protein: MLVKVIIFSLISFNIIAKTHIYCGGYTFPPFVYQGDSEHSVSHKIIDMMNQVQKKYEFIFVRTSSVGRYEALKNKRFDIMLFEDNKWGWKNEDVDSSNVFMKGGEVYIAKNKHNLSQSFFDDFSNKKMVLIDGYHYGFANYNADKDYLIKNFNAIFTNNHEGSIQFILLERGDIAVVTKSFLNLFLKKNPNATSKLIVSNKLDQKYHHKILVSKQGNISVDEINKILDKISKLPAFIELKKTLENN; encoded by the coding sequence ATGCTAGTTAAAGTCATTATATTTTCTCTGATAAGCTTCAACATAATTGCAAAAACACATATTTATTGTGGTGGCTATACGTTTCCTCCGTTTGTTTATCAAGGAGATTCAGAACACTCAGTCTCACATAAAATAATAGATATGATGAATCAAGTACAGAAAAAGTATGAGTTCATTTTTGTGAGAACTTCTTCAGTTGGAAGGTATGAAGCACTCAAAAATAAACGTTTCGATATAATGCTCTTTGAAGATAATAAATGGGGCTGGAAAAATGAAGATGTTGATAGTTCAAATGTTTTTATGAAAGGTGGTGAAGTCTATATTGCCAAGAATAAACATAATCTATCTCAATCCTTCTTTGATGATTTTTCAAATAAAAAAATGGTCTTAATTGATGGATATCACTATGGATTTGCAAACTATAATGCTGATAAAGACTATTTAATAAAAAACTTCAATGCCATTTTCACGAACAATCACGAAGGAAGCATCCAGTTTATTTTGCTCGAACGAGGAGATATTGCTGTCGTGACGAAATCATTTCTCAATCTTTTTTTAAAAAAGAATCCAAATGCGACTTCTAAATTAATTGTTTCAAACAAACTCGATCAGAAATATCATCATAAAATACTCGTTTCAAAACAGGGGAATATTTCAGTTGATGAAATAAATAAAATCCTTGATAAAATAAGTAAGCTTCCAGCTTTTATTGAATTAAAGAAAACTTTAGAAAATAATTAA
- a CDS encoding cyclic nucleotide-binding domain-containing protein: MNDGKKETILSNGEILFHEGDDGGSIFLVVSGNIRIYKYQNGSEVVLSNMKEGEVIGTLSLLPGHKRTAHAKAIGVTKVKEFSTHHLTDMLNSEVPKWYQTILKDIIARFAILEENYLKTLAENNKLRQRL; this comes from the coding sequence ATGAATGATGGAAAAAAAGAGACCATATTAAGTAATGGCGAAATCCTCTTTCATGAAGGTGATGATGGTGGTTCAATATTTCTAGTGGTTTCCGGAAATATTAGAATATACAAGTATCAAAATGGTAGTGAAGTTGTACTATCAAATATGAAAGAAGGAGAAGTGATAGGAACACTTTCCCTCTTGCCTGGACACAAAAGAACTGCCCATGCAAAAGCTATTGGCGTGACAAAAGTAAAAGAATTCAGCACTCATCACTTAACAGATATGCTCAATTCTGAAGTTCCAAAATGGTACCAGACCATCCTAAAAGATATTATTGCTCGTTTTGCAATTCTTGAAGAAAACTATCTTAAAACATTGGCAGAAAATAACAAGTTAAGGCAAAGACTATAA
- a CDS encoding DEAD/DEAH box helicase — protein sequence MKNASLIQEKTIPLILEGKDIFALAKTGSGKTAAFAIPTLQKIISSKSSSQNKHSHLILSPTRELAQQTFNILRSMSAGFDLSIVNVIGGESAEEQIKLLRTFPDIVVGTPGRINDLSKQKELNISLVQSIIFDEADRLFDMGFKKEIEYILKQAPNDRQIIMLSATSNQDVIRTAYKFHSHPEEIKTGEDNLTVDKITQKLIMLTEEEKFPYVVNLLRREEDIYAIIFCNTQFKTHLVGQWLKDMGLKADSISGRLPQNKRTKLMESFRNKETTILVCTDVAARGLDIKNVDIVVNYDLPSECANYVHRIGRTGRAGQSGEAYGLCAHEDCENLEAINKLLGYSIPKHPISNEDFSTDICPKPKIDRKTLKTLEKKPLKQKEKIQKSKEVKNTKPIRKEKSNMENTFTITTSNLTDAKSQALNYFKIHNEELLQHEITKKGKKKFFFFGPRECTYEFKFASLSSTEIENFINKLLSKMHLNLYIDSKVTGKNISIDLKGEDIGLVLTNRKALLLAIDHVVKQFIFKKSNLPKGSKVFINAIGENAKKSPEKNFRSTDKRENRDSRGNRDSRGNRENRGNRPQQRTSTGRFSDEDLIQMANGLKLEVLKNGKEALTQSLNAAQRRIIHTHLQEDPQVETTSIGDGRFKKIKISMIQ from the coding sequence TTGAAAAATGCTAGTTTAATCCAAGAAAAAACAATTCCACTCATTTTGGAAGGAAAAGATATTTTTGCACTTGCCAAAACAGGAAGTGGAAAGACTGCGGCATTTGCAATTCCAACTTTACAAAAAATCATTTCAAGTAAGTCCAGCTCACAAAATAAACATTCCCATCTCATTCTGTCACCTACGAGAGAGCTGGCCCAACAAACTTTTAATATTTTAAGATCTATGTCAGCGGGCTTTGACCTGTCGATTGTAAATGTTATCGGTGGAGAAAGTGCAGAAGAACAAATAAAACTACTTAGAACTTTTCCCGATATTGTTGTTGGAACACCAGGTAGAATAAATGACCTCTCAAAACAAAAAGAACTAAATATTTCTCTCGTTCAATCCATTATATTTGACGAAGCTGATAGGCTCTTTGATATGGGATTTAAAAAAGAAATAGAATATATTCTTAAACAAGCGCCCAATGACAGACAAATTATTATGTTATCAGCAACAAGTAACCAAGACGTTATTCGTACAGCTTATAAGTTTCACTCTCATCCTGAAGAAATAAAAACTGGAGAAGATAATTTAACTGTTGATAAAATTACACAGAAATTAATCATGTTGACTGAAGAAGAAAAATTTCCATATGTCGTTAATCTCCTTAGACGTGAGGAGGATATTTACGCGATAATTTTTTGCAACACTCAATTTAAAACTCATCTCGTAGGCCAGTGGTTAAAGGACATGGGCCTAAAAGCTGACTCTATTTCTGGAAGATTGCCACAAAATAAAAGAACAAAATTGATGGAGAGCTTTCGTAATAAGGAAACAACAATTCTTGTGTGTACTGATGTTGCGGCCAGAGGACTCGATATTAAAAATGTCGACATTGTTGTTAACTATGACCTCCCATCTGAGTGTGCAAACTACGTACATAGAATTGGACGAACTGGACGCGCAGGGCAATCAGGAGAGGCCTATGGACTATGTGCTCACGAGGATTGTGAAAACCTTGAGGCCATAAATAAACTTCTTGGTTACTCAATTCCAAAACATCCGATATCTAATGAAGATTTTTCAACAGATATTTGTCCTAAACCAAAAATAGACAGAAAAACTTTAAAAACTCTAGAAAAGAAACCCCTGAAACAAAAAGAAAAGATTCAAAAATCCAAAGAAGTTAAAAATACTAAACCTATCAGAAAAGAGAAATCAAACATGGAAAACACTTTTACTATTACTACATCAAACCTAACTGATGCAAAGAGCCAGGCTCTTAATTATTTTAAAATTCACAATGAAGAACTTCTTCAACACGAAATTACAAAAAAAGGAAAAAAGAAGTTTTTCTTTTTTGGACCTAGAGAATGTACATATGAATTTAAATTTGCATCCCTTTCTAGTACAGAAATCGAAAATTTCATCAACAAACTTCTAAGTAAAATGCATTTAAATCTATATATAGATTCAAAAGTAACTGGAAAAAATATATCAATTGATCTAAAAGGTGAAGATATTGGCCTTGTGCTTACAAATCGAAAAGCGCTCCTTTTGGCCATTGATCACGTCGTTAAACAATTTATTTTTAAAAAATCGAATCTTCCAAAAGGTTCTAAAGTTTTTATCAATGCAATTGGAGAAAATGCCAAAAAATCGCCTGAAAAAAACTTTAGATCTACTGATAAAAGAGAAAACAGAGATAGTAGAGGCAATAGGGATAGTAGAGGAAATAGAGAAAATAGAGGAAATAGACCTCAACAAAGAACTTCTACAGGAAGATTCAGTGATGAAGACCTCATTCAAATGGCCAATGGATTAAAATTGGAAGTCTTAAAGAATGGTAAAGAGGCCCTCACGCAATCATTGAATGCGGCACAAAGAAGAATAATTCATACGCACTTACAAGAAGACCCACAAGTCGAAACAACATCTATTGGTGATGGAAGATTCAAAAAAATAAAAATCTCAATGATTCAATAA
- a CDS encoding MBL fold metallo-hydrolase, which produces MELTFLGGVEGVTGSKTLLKVAKETYLVDYGLFQGSSERRELNWKKFEGIEQVDALFLTHAHIDHSGLIPRLVKENFKGKIYCTSDTFELCKILLEDSARIHVEDAEYNNRKKITKFLPALPLYTPEDVNKILNQFVTVEFEEEKIISKHVTIKFHWAGHILGASFIEIKLKEEEKERTVVFSGDIGHDRNVLLTPPDSLCKLDYLVLESTYGNRLHARIPSKKVLSLFLNTILNRDGVAIIPSFSIGRTQDILYLIGELMRGDEISNVPVILDSPLSKKANHIFRRSMKAPYIKKEVLEQTNLFPRTLQEVESARESIEVNNMKGPLIIVSASGMLDGGRVVHHVKNRVIDEKNGIIFVGFQPVGTKGRILIDGNKMLRLHKEELPVRADIFYVDSLSAHGDYLDIIEWIDRSQVSPSLVILNHGEELASKNLKTLIESELEFKTTIAKENETIFLS; this is translated from the coding sequence ATGGAATTAACATTTTTGGGAGGAGTGGAAGGAGTAACTGGTTCAAAGACTTTATTGAAAGTTGCGAAAGAAACTTATCTAGTAGATTATGGACTATTTCAAGGGAGTTCAGAAAGAAGAGAATTAAATTGGAAAAAGTTCGAGGGCATTGAGCAAGTTGATGCGTTGTTTTTGACTCATGCTCATATTGATCATTCAGGGCTTATTCCCAGATTAGTTAAGGAAAACTTTAAAGGTAAAATTTATTGCACAAGTGATACATTCGAACTTTGTAAAATTTTACTTGAGGACTCTGCTAGAATTCACGTGGAAGACGCTGAGTATAATAATAGGAAAAAAATAACAAAATTTTTACCAGCACTTCCTCTTTATACTCCAGAGGATGTGAATAAGATTTTGAACCAGTTTGTAACAGTAGAATTTGAAGAAGAAAAAATCATTTCTAAACATGTCACTATAAAATTTCATTGGGCCGGACATATTTTAGGTGCTAGTTTTATAGAGATTAAATTAAAAGAAGAAGAAAAAGAAAGAACAGTTGTTTTTTCCGGAGATATTGGACATGACAGAAACGTTCTTTTAACTCCACCAGATTCATTGTGTAAATTAGATTATCTTGTATTGGAATCAACATATGGTAATAGATTACATGCAAGGATTCCATCCAAAAAAGTCTTATCTTTGTTTCTTAATACTATTTTGAACAGGGATGGAGTGGCCATTATTCCATCATTTTCAATTGGTCGAACTCAAGACATACTTTATCTCATTGGAGAATTAATGAGAGGTGATGAAATATCTAACGTACCAGTTATTTTAGATAGTCCACTATCTAAGAAGGCCAACCATATTTTCAGAAGATCGATGAAAGCTCCCTATATAAAGAAAGAAGTTTTAGAACAGACGAATCTATTTCCACGTACTTTGCAAGAAGTAGAGTCTGCAAGAGAATCAATTGAAGTAAACAATATGAAGGGCCCTCTCATTATTGTGAGTGCCTCTGGAATGTTGGATGGAGGGAGAGTTGTCCATCATGTTAAAAATAGGGTTATAGATGAGAAGAACGGGATAATTTTTGTTGGATTTCAACCAGTAGGTACAAAAGGTCGTATTCTAATTGATGGTAATAAAATGTTGAGGTTGCATAAAGAAGAACTTCCAGTAAGAGCAGATATATTTTACGTTGATTCTCTTTCTGCTCATGGAGATTACCTAGATATTATCGAATGGATAGATCGATCTCAGGTATCTCCAAGTCTTGTAATCTTAAACCATGGAGAGGAGCTGGCCAGTAAAAACTTAAAAACGTTAATAGAATCTGAACTTGAATTTAAGACTACAATCGCCAAAGAAAATGAAACGATTTTTTTAAGTTAA